The DNA region GCCCCTGCGCGTCGTCGGCGACGAACATGAGGTCGAGTTCCGGCGGCGCGAGAACGAGCGAGTAGAAGCCGAGCAGCCGGTCGGTGCCGGGCTCCACGGCCGCGAAGACCCGATGGGTCTCGATGTAGTCGGGACCCACCCGGTATCCGGCGACCATGGCGGCGTACTGCCCCTCGTAGGCGCGGGACGTCCTGACCAGCCGGGTGAGCCGCTTCGCGTCCCGTGCAGTGGCCCGCCTGACGCGTACGGTCTCCCGTCGCACCTCGCCACCCCGGTGCGT from Streptomyces sp. NBC_01591 includes:
- a CDS encoding GNAT family N-acetyltransferase translates to MTSSITHRGGEVRRETVRVRRATARDAKRLTRLVRTSRAYEGQYAAMVAGYRVGPDYIETHRVFAAVEPGTDRLLGFYSLVLAPPELDLMFVADDAQGLGIGRLLIGHLRDEAERVGLTGVRIVSHPPAEGFYRSVGARRTGTVAANPPAVMWDRPELLLPID